In Xanthomonas sacchari, a genomic segment contains:
- a CDS encoding TIGR04222 domain-containing membrane protein, producing the protein MTDEPASTLRSEVDAARQALWQRLQAYRFGEDEAALPMFVRRVAKEANVSQALAAHAVEEYRRFCFLACVAGEEVTPSALVDQVWHTHLTDTREYWQRFCPQVLRITLHHQPGRGDPADAARFQAQYRATLGHYWHHFGEPPVACWPAPAGAPTTPARRQAGTRRVVPARAGIALWGWLLGVVVLFAVLWHGNGPRSPLHWPGPPFLLLFLAGIGLAWSLGARLRLIVRGLRGAAVDAPLDATELAYLAGGSERVADQQLALLLAAGAVRLQPDPQVRRHARLEHTAVAAPPALQRALATVRAQPQLQQALAALRRDAAPLRRSLVARGLWLGHGQALCARLFGAAPLLALWTLGLLKLRIGLQLQRPIGFLVAAMVVVTVVALGFLLTPPRRSVAGDALLADRDAAWRDGVAAPSLAPGSHLALPLALAGTSVLMTTPWADYHALRAPSFNGRGGSTSTSSCGGGGGSSDGGGSSCGGGGCGGCGGGD; encoded by the coding sequence ATGACCGATGAACCTGCATCGACGTTGCGGTCGGAAGTCGACGCGGCCCGACAGGCGCTGTGGCAGCGCCTGCAGGCCTACCGCTTCGGCGAGGACGAGGCGGCGTTGCCGATGTTCGTGCGCCGCGTGGCCAAGGAGGCCAACGTGTCGCAGGCGCTGGCCGCGCACGCGGTCGAGGAATACCGGCGCTTCTGCTTCCTGGCCTGTGTAGCCGGCGAAGAGGTGACGCCCAGCGCCCTGGTCGACCAGGTCTGGCACACCCACCTCACCGACACTCGCGAGTACTGGCAGCGGTTCTGTCCGCAGGTGCTGCGGATCACCCTGCACCATCAACCCGGGCGCGGCGATCCGGCCGATGCTGCGCGCTTCCAGGCGCAATACCGCGCCACGCTGGGGCACTACTGGCACCACTTCGGCGAGCCGCCTGTGGCGTGTTGGCCGGCCCCGGCGGGCGCGCCTACCACGCCGGCACGGCGGCAGGCCGGCACGCGCCGTGTTGTCCCCGCGCGCGCCGGCATCGCCCTTTGGGGTTGGCTGCTGGGCGTGGTGGTGCTGTTCGCGGTGCTATGGCATGGCAACGGCCCGCGCTCGCCGCTGCACTGGCCCGGACCGCCGTTCCTGCTGCTGTTCCTGGCCGGCATCGGCCTGGCCTGGAGCCTGGGGGCACGGCTGCGCCTGATCGTGCGCGGACTGCGCGGCGCGGCGGTCGACGCACCGCTCGACGCAACCGAATTGGCGTATCTGGCCGGTGGCAGCGAGCGCGTCGCCGATCAGCAACTGGCCCTGCTGCTGGCGGCCGGCGCAGTGCGCCTGCAGCCCGACCCGCAGGTGCGCCGCCACGCGCGACTGGAGCACACAGCCGTCGCCGCACCGCCGGCGCTGCAGCGCGCGCTAGCGACCGTGCGTGCGCAGCCGCAGCTGCAGCAGGCGCTGGCCGCATTGCGGCGCGACGCCGCGCCGCTGCGCCGGTCGCTGGTCGCCAGAGGGCTGTGGCTGGGCCATGGGCAGGCGCTGTGCGCGCGCCTGTTCGGCGCCGCGCCGTTGCTGGCGCTGTGGACTCTGGGCCTGCTGAAGCTGCGTATCGGCCTGCAGTTGCAGCGCCCGATCGGGTTCCTGGTGGCGGCGATGGTGGTGGTCACGGTGGTGGCGCTCGGCTTCCTGCTCACGCCGCCGCGGCGCAGCGTCGCCGGCGACGCGCTGTTGGCCGATCGCGATGCGGCTTGGCGCGACGGCGTCGCCGCGCCCTCGCTGGCGCCCGGTTCGCACCTGGCGCTGCCGCTGGCCCTGGCCGGCACCAGCGTGCTGATGACCACGCCCTGGGCCGACTACCACGCCTTGCGTGCGCCGTCGTTCAACGGCCGCGGCGGTAGCACTTCGACCAGCAGTTGCGGTGGCGGTGGCGGCAGCAGCGATGGCGGCGGCAGCAGTTGCGGGGGTGGTGGCTGCGGCGGGTGTGGAGGTGGCGACTGA